The genomic window GTCTATGACATTCTGCGCCGTCAGAAGCTTGTTCTGACCAAGGCCGCTCTCGATGCGTTGGAGGCGCGCTTCAAATGACGACTATGGATGCGCGTCACTACGACATCATCGTTGCACCGGTCATCACCGAAAAGGCGACGGTTGCTTCGGAGCACAACAAGGTTGTGTTTAAGGTCGCCGCCAAGGCGACCAAGCCGCAGATCAAGGACGCGGTTGAGAAGCTGTTCGACGTGAAGGTGAAGAGCGTCAACACGCTGGTCCGTAAGGGGAAGGTGAAAGTCTTCCGCGGCCAGTTCGGTTCTCAGTCGGATACCAAGCGCGCTGTCGTGACCCTCGAAGAGGGCCACCGCATCGACGTGACCACTGGCCTGTAAGGTTCAACGACCATGGCATTGAAAACATTCAACCCCACGACGCCAGGCCAGCGCCAGCTGGTGATGGTCGATCGTTCGGCCCTCTACAAGGGCAAGCCGGTCAAGACGTTGACCGAGGGCAAGAACTCGTCGGGCGGCCGTGGCAACACTGGTCGTATCACCGTTCGCTTCCGCGGTGGCGGCCACAAGCAGGCCTACCGCATCGTCGACTTCAAGCGCACCAAGCTTGACGTGCCGGCGACGGTCGAGCGTCTCGAATACGATCCGAACCGCACTGCGTTCATCGCGCTGATCAAGTACGAGGACGGCGAGCAGGCCTACATCTTGGCTCCGCAGCGTCTGGCTGTTGGCGACACCGTTGTTGCCGGCAACTACGTCGACGTAAAGCCGGGCAACGTCATGCCGCTGGGCAACATGCCGGTCGGCACGATCGTGCACAACGTCGAGCTGAAGATCGGGAAGGGCGGTCAGATCGCCCGTTCGGCCGGTACCTACGCTCAGATCGTTGGCCGCGACCATGCCTTCGTGATCCTTCGCCTGAACTCGGGCGAACAGCGCCTGGTTCACGGGCGCTGCATCGGCACCATCGG from Nitrobacteraceae bacterium AZCC 1564 includes these protein-coding regions:
- a CDS encoding large subunit ribosomal protein L2 (product_source=KO:K02886; cath_funfam=2.30.30.30,2.40.50.140,4.10.950.10; cog=COG0090; ko=KO:K02886; pfam=PF00181,PF03947; smart=SM01382,SM01383; superfamily=50104,50249; tigrfam=TIGR01171); the encoded protein is MALKTFNPTTPGQRQLVMVDRSALYKGKPVKTLTEGKNSSGGRGNTGRITVRFRGGGHKQAYRIVDFKRTKLDVPATVERLEYDPNRTAFIALIKYEDGEQAYILAPQRLAVGDTVVAGNYVDVKPGNVMPLGNMPVGTIVHNVELKIGKGGQIARSAGTYAQIVGRDHAFVILRLNSGEQRLVHGRCIGTIGAVSNPDHMNISIGKAGRKRWMGRRPHNRGVVMNPVDHPHGGGEGRTSGGRHPVTPWGKPTKGKKTRSNKSTNKFILISRHKRKK
- a CDS encoding large subunit ribosomal protein L23 (product_source=KO:K02892; cath_funfam=3.30.70.330; cog=COG0089; ko=KO:K02892; pfam=PF00276; superfamily=54189): MTTMDARHYDIIVAPVITEKATVASEHNKVVFKVAAKATKPQIKDAVEKLFDVKVKSVNTLVRKGKVKVFRGQFGSQSDTKRAVVTLEEGHRIDVTTGL